Proteins from a single region of Dysosmobacter acutus:
- a CDS encoding DUF4430 domain-containing protein, which produces MKRKILSLLLAMAMVCSLVPPALAAVGGGVTVRVVSEAEGSELSLGPFEAAYSEGMSAWDAVKAALDENAVPYEFSDSHGSVYISSINGLAEYSSADHATYYGWMFAVDCVVPATGISLVTLSGGEDILLYYSTDFTIPGAVSGSGGESAEGLSFSAGELTSAPAAGGTLLTLSAAEGVTGAVLTGVPGGANQSVQVNYADYDLSHPGRIPLSDGGVIAVSVGVYPDTVYYNVNVSIRPQAELLSSLARGYDGRSASWTAVDLASYGLYAGTSPFSANAQAVIDDAVTAVSAQVPDDAALAKSFLDLRALGVDPDALLCADGTVLSVTDALMDSTTNSCYSAPYVLLALEQSGKASAEKMSGVLDVMEAAAGDDFLFSYSWGGVTYPSPDTAGAVLAAVSLCAGSESDPHGIRGRCAALRDGILNALAEDSLQDRFGSYGNSCTDAMVLIGLCAAGVDPAADARYTTEGGSPYTALLSCAKKDGFSLTPDKAADDFSTEQCFRALTAAARFLKGEAPCNVYDFTAFASAPGYASNVPGCPVIFSTTPAGAEVSLTLGGAPVEPLSPGRYSLVEGTYSYSVSAGGYAPKTGTLTVSAQDAYQHKTLRVSVSLISQSGGSGNITVSFTLVGDSLHGSGTTHIYKNDKGAGRIWLSEREVSLPSGSSAFAAFDQALSDAGLTYVEPSFNYISSVTNTDGTTLSELDNGALSGWQYLVNGTSPATGCRNYTLRGGDRVVFYYTDDYTRETGSEQWSGGGSTSVSGSVRFEDVDPDSAYAKAIEAMAEAGYMNGTGEKTFSPDEELTRSQAVAVLWRMAGSPDSTAPSTFSDSAAWYSGALNWAADQRIALGYGDGCFHGGRPVSTRELRDFLCRWAVWKGRFQTLSEAEAWAGQITLPDRVTRAAAAAAFDDLAAQVK; this is translated from the coding sequence ATGAAGCGAAAAATTCTGTCACTGCTGCTGGCCATGGCCATGGTCTGCTCCCTTGTCCCGCCCGCGCTGGCCGCGGTTGGCGGCGGCGTTACAGTGCGCGTGGTCAGTGAGGCGGAGGGAAGCGAACTGTCCCTTGGGCCCTTTGAGGCCGCCTATTCCGAGGGCATGTCCGCCTGGGACGCGGTGAAGGCCGCATTGGATGAAAACGCCGTCCCCTATGAATTCTCCGATTCCCATGGCTCCGTGTACATCAGCTCCATCAACGGCCTGGCGGAGTATTCCTCTGCGGACCACGCCACCTATTACGGATGGATGTTCGCCGTGGATTGCGTGGTCCCCGCCACTGGCATCTCCTTGGTCACCCTGTCCGGCGGAGAGGATATCCTGCTCTACTACTCCACCGACTTCACCATTCCCGGCGCCGTGTCCGGCTCCGGCGGTGAAAGCGCCGAGGGTCTGTCCTTTTCCGCCGGAGAATTGACCTCCGCTCCCGCCGCCGGAGGAACCCTTTTGACGCTGAGCGCGGCTGAAGGTGTGACGGGAGCCGTGCTGACCGGCGTGCCCGGCGGAGCGAACCAGAGCGTCCAGGTCAACTACGCGGACTACGATCTGTCCCATCCCGGCCGCATCCCGCTCTCCGACGGCGGAGTGATCGCGGTGAGCGTGGGAGTGTATCCCGACACGGTCTACTACAACGTCAACGTCTCCATCCGCCCCCAGGCGGAGCTTCTCTCCTCTCTGGCCCGGGGCTATGATGGACGCTCCGCCTCCTGGACGGCGGTGGACCTGGCCTCCTACGGCCTCTATGCCGGAACGTCCCCTTTTTCCGCAAACGCCCAGGCCGTCATTGACGACGCCGTCACCGCCGTCTCCGCCCAGGTTCCGGACGACGCCGCGCTTGCCAAATCATTTTTGGACCTGCGGGCCCTTGGAGTGGACCCGGACGCCCTGCTCTGCGCCGATGGAACGGTCCTCAGCGTCACCGACGCCCTGATGGACTCCACCACCAACAGTTGCTACAGCGCCCCCTATGTGCTGCTGGCCCTGGAGCAGTCCGGCAAGGCTTCCGCGGAAAAGATGAGCGGTGTATTGGATGTGATGGAGGCGGCCGCCGGAGACGACTTCCTCTTTTCCTACAGCTGGGGAGGCGTCACCTATCCCAGCCCCGATACCGCCGGGGCCGTGCTGGCGGCCGTGTCCCTCTGCGCCGGCAGTGAATCCGACCCCCACGGTATCCGCGGCCGCTGCGCCGCGCTGCGCGACGGTATTCTGAACGCTCTGGCGGAGGACTCGCTCCAGGATCGGTTCGGCAGCTACGGCAACAGCTGCACCGATGCCATGGTGCTGATCGGCCTGTGCGCCGCCGGGGTGGACCCCGCCGCCGACGCCCGCTATACCACCGAAGGGGGCAGCCCTTATACCGCTCTTCTCTCCTGCGCCAAAAAAGATGGCTTCAGCCTCACCCCTGACAAGGCCGCAGACGACTTTTCCACCGAGCAGTGCTTCCGGGCCCTGACCGCCGCCGCCCGGTTTTTGAAGGGAGAGGCCCCCTGCAACGTCTATGATTTTACCGCCTTTGCATCAGCGCCCGGCTACGCGTCCAACGTCCCCGGCTGCCCGGTGATCTTTTCCACCACTCCCGCGGGCGCCGAGGTCTCCCTTACCCTTGGCGGCGCTCCGGTGGAGCCCCTTTCCCCCGGCCGCTACTCTCTTGTCGAAGGCACCTACAGCTATTCCGTCAGTGCCGGCGGCTATGCCCCAAAGACCGGCACGCTGACCGTCTCCGCCCAGGATGCTTACCAGCACAAGACTCTCCGGGTCAGCGTATCCCTGATCAGTCAGTCCGGCGGCAGCGGGAACATCACTGTGTCCTTCACCCTGGTGGGCGACAGCCTCCACGGCAGCGGAACCACCCACATCTACAAAAACGACAAGGGCGCGGGCCGGATCTGGCTCTCGGAACGGGAGGTGTCCCTTCCCTCCGGCAGCTCCGCCTTCGCCGCCTTTGACCAGGCCCTCTCGGACGCGGGCCTCACCTATGTGGAGCCCTCCTTCAATTATATCTCCTCCGTCACCAATACAGACGGCACCACCCTGTCCGAATTGGACAACGGGGCTCTCTCCGGCTGGCAGTATCTGGTCAACGGCACGTCTCCCGCCACAGGGTGCAGGAACTACACCCTCCGCGGCGGGGACCGGGTGGTCTTTTACTACACCGACGACTACACCAGGGAAACCGGCTCTGAGCAGTGGAGCGGGGGCGGAAGTACCTCAGTATCCGGCAGCGTCCGGTTTGAGGACGTGGACCCGGATTCCGCATACGCCAAGGCCATTGAGGCCATGGCGGAGGCCGGCTATATGAACGGCACGGGGGAAAAGACCTTCTCCCCCGACGAAGAGCTGACCCGGTCCCAGGCCGTGGCCGTGCTCTGGCGCATGGCGGGCAGTCCCGACTCCACCGCCCCATCCACCTTTTCCGACAGCGCCGCCTGGTATTCCGGCGCCCTGAACTGGGCCGCCGATCAGCGCATCGCCCTGGGCTACGGCGACGGCTGTTTCCACGGGGGGCGGCCCGTCAGCACCCGGGAGCTGAGGGATTTCCTCTGCCGCTGGGCCGTCTGGAAGGGGCGGTTCCAGACTCTTTCCGAGGCGGAGGCCTGGGCTGGGCAAATCACTCTTCCGGACCGGGTCACCCGGGCCGCGGCCGCTGCGGCCTTTGACGATCTGGCGGCACAAGTAAAGTGA